The following DNA comes from Sebastes umbrosus isolate fSebUmb1 chromosome 8, fSebUmb1.pri, whole genome shotgun sequence.
aagtgacggggctccgcagagagaaacgttgtcgtctcgtctccgaccgggtgccggtgtcttcctgctctctcagcctgcgctgaggcaggaaaagccaacactaggatcagcattgattcatggagagaccttcgtctggtcagctaacattactgccaagcagctgaaatatagagtgatattgtggttttagctgacgtgtgtcacctcactgtgttgagcgatgctcgttcaggtctatttagagcgagcaagcacgagctcgacgctgactttcgttgatttcacggccacaggtgtcgctgttaacaagcatttctgaaagttacaaatagtccctttaaatgtgaggatttgctggttttctcttttttattaaattgtaaATTTACGTTTGTCTGAcagaaaatgcagtttaaagaTGTCAACTTCAGCTCtctaaaaatgtgatttttcacaattttctgacatacgtagctcatatatatatatatcagaatcagaatggtgtttattgccaggtgtaagaggtatacactaggaatttgctttggttttgttggtgcaaataagcagtataataacaaagaatagataaaaaacgttagaataaaataagaataaaacatttttaaattctaccaatatacaatataagctatatactgtatatatagtctctgtgagtcccccaactttatggaagggCAACATAGTGAAAGTTAAGGTCATATGAGTTCATGACTAGATATGTTAATGTAGCTACTGTGTCTGGTTTTCGCCCCTAAACATGAAACAATAGCTGATTAATACTATTGTTTTTATCAATGTGAGTTGACAATCAAAGCTTCTTCCAGCAGGTTAATAACCTGGAGACACCTCCAGCTCTGGTATCGTTATGTAGCGTCGCAACATCGCCCTCTTCAGCTCCGGACATCTAATGACATGTCTGCTTTAGTCAGCGACAACCAAGCAGCCAGCCGGaggagtcagacagacagtggtTTCTCTGGGTCTGCCTGAGCCTGAGCCTGAGCCTGAGCCTGTGTGGTGCTactagccagccagccagccagccagccagcaacAACCAGCCAGCCGCCTGAATGTAGATCCGCATGGGCTGCTActactcctctttctctccagaTAACCCAGCAGGAATCACAAGATAAGGATCCCAGGATGGTCTTAGTGCATGTCGGATATCTGGTTCTTCCTGTATTCGGCTCAGTGAGAAACAGAGGTACGGTATTATGATTAATATATCGATCCACAACATGTGCCCTGTTTATCTTAATATGCACTGCAGCTGTCGGCTAGCTAGCTCGAGGTTAGCCCTTTAGGCTAGCTCGCGTTAGCTAGCTTTAAAATTAACCGTCAAATTAATCGTTAATTATCCGCAACGTGATACTACTTTAATGTATGTTCACTGCAGATTAATATAGACCACCGAATAATGTTGTTTTCCGGGCGAACATCAGTGTAATCTAATAAAAACACCGCCGCTAAAAGATAAGCTAACTGGCTCGTCGGCTCCGGCTATGTGCTGGAACGGAAACATCTCTCACAAAGGATTTCACTCTGCTGCTCGGGGCGGGCTGTCCACAATACCTGCTGTCTAAACACATCCCTGCAGAGACAATCCTGTTAATCTGAGACAGCTACATGTTACTATTTTTATTTCACGATGTATTGTCATTTCCCCCTCACAAGGCGCTATCGTgtgtttgcactgtaaaaaataccGCAAACTAGACGGAGCCTGTCCAGCCAGTCAGCTTATCTGAGCCTGGATGATGTCATTTGAAGATCATCTGCTTCTCTGCTAGCGCTCGCCGTGTTTCTACCGTGATTTCACTCTTTATTATCCGTGTCAGTCGGCCAATGCACTAATCGATACATGGCCAGTTGCCCGTAGGAGCTTCCGATCCATTAAAGCATCAGTCGCCTTTACTATTATTAGTGTTATCATGATTTGCTAATTCAGCAGCTGTTTTGTTTGGAGCTGCCGaattgcaaaagaaaaaagacccCGAGTCTGCGATCACAGTTTAAACAATGGTAACGCTACAGTGTAACATTAATTTCATAACAGTGGCATCAATGATTTCATTGTGCTTTTATTTCTGTTCTTATTTCCCTGTTTCATAGTATGGAGGCTGGCTCTACATTCTGCATTTATCAGATCTTTGTCGTCCCCCCCATTGTGTAGCTAATGAtcatctgctgctgtgtggTGTGGCGTGGCCTCTGCCTGTTCTCTGCATTTAGCTGTATTGTGAATCCCTTCTTCATTTCCTCTTTCCATCAGAAGACGACATTGGTATTAAAaaagcacccccccccccctccccaagaTGTATTCAGCCATAGACTTTCCATGTTAAGCAAGACTAAAACAATAGCTAACACCTAGAAACAGAGcaccttttttgtcttttttctgtcAAATTGCTGTAGCACTGAGTGAACATTTTAGCTCCTTTTTTAGATATCAGTTGAATGTCATTGTGTACCTCCCATCCAGTCTTTGATAGACAACATGCTGTAAATTCCTGTAAAGTGGATACATTTTGCATGATCTTAAATACCGCACTGCATTGTTGAACACCAGAATTTGGCTCATCTTCCTTCTCTTTCACACAAGGTGCAATGTACATGATTAAAGTGACCTCtaattaaaacaagaaaaacatgcaaattGGAACCATATGCatggcatttttcatttttaaaacttcCAGCAAATGCTGTCATGTGATCACTTGAAATGATTGAAGGTACACTGCACCTGCACACAACAACCTGCCATAACTGTCTCCATTTTTGTGTAATCCTTTTGTTCCCTTTGCAAATTCTCAAGCTTCGAATCACACTGAATTGTCAGGGCTGTTTGCCCCTTACGGGCAACCTCTAAACATTTACGGAAGCAAAACATGCTCACTGGTGGTTCATCACTTCCCAATTTTCCCCACTAACATAAGGCCAAAATGCTATCCATTTCACAGGGATGCCTATTTTCCTGCACTGCTAAAGAGATCCTCTATTAGTAATAACGTCTTTTATTGTTTGGTTGTGGTCTCTCTTTACCTTTTGTTCTGGTAATAGTACTTTCAATGCATGGTCACATTTAtgattcataattttttgttttctgtttttctacatTGACTAGTGAAAATCCAATGTAATCTTTCTGTAGTAAAGATGTACCCTGCTGTACTGAAATCATGTGCTGTAGCCAACACGTCTGCTCATTGGATGCcgcttttgttctttttaaccCTATATGGAGCATGGTGGGCCTTGCCTTCAGTCtatgttgtttatttttgttgcatGGATTTATACTATtattacaaacaaacaagaaaaaaaaacacaaattccaCATATACTAATATTTTTCAATAAAGAATATAGTGTTTTTCCTAACCTTCAGTGTGCTTCTTGCTGATTTCCATTTATTGTCCTCCCTCTCCCTTGTCCCTACCtgcccccctccacccccctcccCACCTCCTCTCCCGCTGTGACAAAGATAGACAATTTCCACGCTTCCTCCATCACAGGGCCTGAATGAGTCTATCTGCTGTCATTCATGGTGATCGTTTTCACTGAGACGCTTGAAAACGCAGTGTGCTACTTTTACAGTCTAGCCTTGAGCCTTTGACCCACGGCAGCAAGGTCATCTGTTGTCTGCCCGGCAACACTGGCGACCTGTAAATATTGCTGGAAGGTCATACTGCCTATCTTTGCTGGGTGTGTTTTAAAATCATACTGCGTTTTTCAAGCGTACTCCTAGTAAATGCAATGTAGACTTTGCCTATTTCCtcatgatttttaaaaaatataattcactGTTTACGCCAGATTTCGTCGTCTCTTTTGCACTGTCAAAGCAGATTTGTACTGGGATCTTACTGCACAATTATAACGTCCAAACTCTGTAAAATTCACTGCTTCGGTTTCTGCCAGATGGACATAACAGAGCACAGTGAATTCTGCTCCACTGTAAACCAATCATGGCTCCCTGAAGCCAGGATCTCCTCAAAACTTCTAAAAAGCTACATTTGTTATTGCAATTTCTCAGCCCTTACTTAATCAAAAAGGTCTTTTTAAGCACAAGCTCAGTATTAAAACCACACTGCACAAGTTAGACTGTATTTTTTCCAATGTTGAGCTTTCACAGCAGTCCGTTCATTGAAGTTGCCAAATAGCTGTGGTTAGAGAGGGTAAAAAAAGGCATTCAAGCTATTTCCTCTCAACTCCTGAATGTTCATATGAGAGAATAACAAGTAGAGCTACACTGTATGTGTAAGACACAAAGATACAGTAGGTCTCAGTGAAGCACACATGCATAATAATGTGAATTTATTGTGGTTTCTTTTTTAAGAAGGAAGGAATTGCTCTTTACGGTTATATAGATAGAGACTTGGCACCCAAACAGTTTATCTTCTAGACAGGCAGGTACTAATGGTTTTCAGTCAGAGTGCACTGACCCTCTTGTCGGCTGCAGGATTTACAAGAACCAAGCTGCGTTCAAGACCGTATAAACTGGTAGATTTCATCTGATCTGATCCAGTTCGCTTGTCTGTGAATCAGAAGACCAGGAGTCGATCCAGAGGTCGGAAATGCGATTAAAGAAACGAAAGCTCGCGTATTGTGTGCAGGACCAAAAACGGTTGTCATGTTCATGGTACTTGTGGTAACCATCATTTTCCCACCCCCACAGAAGTATTTTTCACCCTAGGTAAGAGGTAGGGCTTCATTAACATGCTATATCACACGCACACAGTGACACCACATTTCACCCACAATTAATTCCACATAATCTCTCCCCTCAGGTGCCTGACAACTTCTCCTTATCCTCCACAGGATCCCATTTCaaccggcagcagcagcagcagcagcagcacagccatGCTACCTCTTGCCGGCACTTCCAGTTAGGTCCTCAGGCCCCGCTGCCCATGGACTTCCCCATGCCCCACCCAGGGCAGCCACAGTCAGGCATTAACCCCCACCTGGCCCCTCCCGGCCACCAGCATGGCCCTCCGCTCCACCCGCCCCTCAACTCCCTGCCCGCTCCCCAGTTCCAGGACCTCCCTGCCCCTCCCTTCCTACCTCAGGCATTACACCAGCAAtacctcctccagcagcagatcCTCGAGGCCCAGCACCGACACATCCTGCCACCCTCCAGGTATGCACACGACGGGGGTGTGCAGGGGAAATTTAAATCTAAAAGACAAAATGTTTCCAGTTAACCTCGTGGTTTTTGCAGTGACCTTTTCCTAAGATGTTTTAAAATACTTGATTATTTGACTTGGTAGACGCACCCCAGAGAGAGTTCCTCACCAGCCCCACAGACTGCGGCCCGGCTACGAGTTTGCTCCCCCTCTTCATGTCCCTCCTCAGCCTGTGGTGCAGCAGCCCCGCTACCTGGCTGAGGGCACAGACTGGTAAGCAGTATctcttatatactgtataagtgtGTGTCATTACAGTATGCAGCACCACAGAGGCAAACAGTCAGCTATTTTATGGATGTTTGAAAAGTACATTGTCGTGATGTAAGTTTAGATTTCATACAAACAGTCTTATTAAATGATACAAAATAATGTAATACTCATTTTCACAACACTGATAATTCAATTTGGTGTTGAAAAAAAGCCCAAAGTGAATCAACTCACTAAAATTGGCAATAAACTCTGTATATATCTCACCAAATGTAACATTAATACATAAGGAGTTCTTTTACCCAGTATGCAGTGCTACAGAGGCAAACAATACCTTTCTTtttgttataaaaaaagtgGTTTTCATGATGTAGGTTTCAATTTTATACCAACAGAAATTATCCTGAATTATACACCACTCATTTCTGCACCAGTGATACTCAAAGTCGGACAAGACGTCCTTTTTTTGTCAGCTTTTCTTAGTTTGACTGCACCAGACAGCCGTCAAATCTGGGTCAAGAACAGATGAAAGGGGTTTCAGACCAAGTTTAAAAAGAGCCCAAAGCAAACCAACTCTTATTAGACACTAAAATTGGCAATAAACATTGTACATGTCTCGCTAAATGCAACATTAATGCTTAAGGAGAGGTAGAGCAACCCACAGCAGCTCTACAAGATTGAAGATCAAAAGCAAAGTTATGTTTTGTGCTTAATATTGAGATACGAGATCgtatttgccaaaatgtggttattttttattaatctatgTTGCAAATCTCTTGTCGATGAAAATCGGAgtaacaaaatcataaaaaaaacgagggctgtcaatcgcatgattgtccataattaattgccattaattgcaaattaatcacatgtttttcatctgttcaaaatgtactttaaagggagatttgtcaagtatttattgctcttatcaacatgggagtggacaaatatgctgctttatgcaaatgtatgtatatatttattgttggaaatcaattaacaacacaaaacaatgaccaatattgtccagaaaccctcacaggtactgcatttagcataaaaaatatgctcaaatcataacatggcaaactgcagcccaacaggcaacaacagctgtcagtgtgtcagtgtgctgacttgactatgacttgcccaacacggcatgtgattatcataaagtgggcatttctgtaaaggggagacttgtgggtacccatagaacccatttacatatcttgaggtcagaggtcaaggtacccctttgaaaatggccatgccggtttttcctcaccaaaaatgtagcgcaagtttggagtgttattatGCCTCCTTTGAGACAAGCTCGAacattgcgttaaagaaattatgcGTAAAcacattatcgcgttaacttttgacagccctaaaaaacaacaacaacctagAGCACTAGTGATGAAGACAATATAATCATAATAAGACCAAGACTGGCCCAAACATAAGAGAAGAAGGGTTTAAACTGGACTCAAGTCCTGCAGCTCCAGTTCACACATAACTTAAGTCGCTGGTTTCcaatctttttttgtctttagtaCCCGCACAGCTCGGTCAGATAAACTCAAGTACCCACTTCAACGATAGACATTCATTTAAAGCATTTGTCCAGTACTTTTAGCTAACTGCTTAGACTTCTCTGTCCACTGGCTAACTCGTTTTTATGCACTCTGAACACACTGTTACatggatttattttattttattctaatcaGAATAAGTTCAGCTTACTCCACAGTCTTTTCAAGTAACTGCAGAGGTAGCCCCTGCGGTACAAGTACCcctggttgggaatcactggAGTAAATACAGCTATGTTAATCCACTGTTATCAAAAGGCTATTTGCCAGAAACGCAATGAAGTAATGACTTGGGTGCCATTGGCtgacttgttttttgtttctgtccagggATCTAAGTGTAGATGCTGGGTTGCCCCCCCACCAGTATCACATCCATCCGCTGCCGCAGCACTATCAGCACTACTTGACCTCTCCTAGGATGCACCACTTCCCTAGAAACAATGCCTCAACACAAGTGGTGAGCCCCCCTCTACCTCAGCACAATCAATCATGTTTGTCTCGATGAACTCCCGCCGACTCCTCCTCTGGGTTTTCTGAGAATAATCTCGATACCCAGCAACCGGGGAGGAACTGTGTTCCAGTTTTTCCTGATTTCTGCTGCAGCGCTGATGCTAGCTTCTTTTATCTGTCATCTTCCAGGTTGTCCATGAGATCAGAAACTACCCATATCCCCAGCTGCACTTGCTGGCTCTGCAGAGCCTCAACCCCTCCCGCCACGCGTCTGCTGTTAGAGAGAGCTATGAGGTCCGTACCACTCTCTCCTCAGCAGACACACCAGTCTACactcatttatcattgtttccTCCGTGACCAATGCTCTGGACAGGCTCGAGTGTGTAACTGATTTTCTTATTTCCAATTACTCCGGCTTCCAGATGCCTCAAACGGTCCAACTGCCTTTAATCTCGTGacgtttgttttcattttaacaaGATGCAATTGTTTTCAGAGAGGCTCTTTCCTGTTCCTCAAAGCACCAATTTCATTTTAGCATTCTGCACTTGTATGtcttttgtatttaaatatgttattatacaCATGGGAATTTTGTTAATCTCAGCCTACAAATACAGAAATGCCTTTTGTCAGACTTTCAACCTTTACCTAAAAGAATTAAAAGACATGTCATTCCTTTCTAGGAGCTTCTGCAGCTGGAGGACAGGCTGGGCAGTGTAAACCGTGGAGCGGTCCAAACCACCATAGAGAGATTCACCTTCCCCCATAAgtacaaaaaggtaaaaatatgGTCAGCTTTTAACTTGCTAGATGAACGATGGATCTTTTTGATGTGGTCTGGTTCAGACGTAGGCATTGAGCAAGAAATAAGTTGAGCTGGACGTGAAAGACGGGGATGGAAAAGGGCAGCGCTGGGGTCGACAGGATCAAAGAGTGAAGTGAGAGGGTCACGACTCTCACAGCAGTTCAAAGGTCAAACTAATTTCAGTTAGCAGATTAGTGAGACAGGTCTGCAGTGTGCACAATTCAAGGCGAGGGATGAGTCATCCAGCTGTCTGCAGATATGTGCGTGGAATGAATTTAAAAAACCCGTCTACACTGACTGTGACCCAAATACTCTGGGAAGAGTGTCGGATCATTTGGTACATTGTGAGTGAGACGAAGTAATTGAGTCTTTTCCATCtgatgtctatttttttttttcttctggggAGCATGATTAGGtgactcttttcttcttcttcttcgtctggGCTGGCTGAGAGACACCCGTGGCATAAACATATCAGCTCCTAACACGCAGCTGCAAGACACACTTTAATAATTAAAGTCTGtttgccttttctctctctctctctctctctctgcagagaatACCCCAGGACCTGAAGATGTGTCTGGAAGACGAGGAGCTGGACACCGACGAGAAGTGCACCATCTGTCTGTCAATGCTGGAGGATGCAGAGGATGTCAGGTACAACTATACGCTCATCTTTTGCTTTTTCAAAGGGGGGGAAAGGCTCATTATGCAGATGTGAACATAAAGCTGTGCATACAGTTCATCTCCTGGGGGGagacatttgtttgtgttgtgctAAGTTAAATCCCGGAGACAGACATTATGGTATGTCTTAATTGTccataatatttgtttttacatcctACCTCTACAATGCAGTGGACTTAAGCACCGTGTAGTGACCAAAAAGCAGTTTTTAAACCCTAAATTGGTTCTGCCACGCCAGTTCAAAGCATCAGGTTTTAAAATCCTATCACAGGATTCCCTCCAGCACGTCATCTTGAAAATACCGCCTGAAGGCAACATTAGCATTTCACACAACCTTATGATGTGTGTCCAGTGTTGTGATCCGTCTAACCAGCAAAAGTTACTTTACTctgtgaaaaacagaaaagaagagCAAAGTAGGGGAGAGGTTCAGGTTTTCTAGGTTCGGGGATGTGTGTGGTTgtatttaaaagaagaaatggAGCAGGGATATGGTGATAGAGTTTGGATTTGCTTGTTGATTTATATTGTTTATGCAAGTTGTTATGATGGGAACCCGAAAAATCTCTGTTCTTCCGAGCATTCATCATTCGTGATGTTTCAGGCTTTGTGTAGTTTGGACTCCTGAGGTTAAAGTTGAAGAAGACAACGGTGATAAGAGCATATGCCTTTGGTTCTTCACATTTGAcattaaaatgctaaatatacACAATTGCACCTCAAACACAGAAATCCTTCTTCTAGCTATATTATAAAGCAcaaatgtggattttttttagcAGCACTTGCAGTTTCCCCGCAGAAGAAATCAAACGTGAAGCGAAATCTGATCACAAGAAGTCAGTTGAAACGCATTCTGATGTCAAATATGAGCCACGGTCGGACAACTGGATCTATTCTAGACACAATCTGGATACTGAGCATGACAGGACCCATGAATCACATGCACATTAAAGATTTAAAGGACTTTAACTTGGTGTAACtaagcagagcagcagctgtttCACACAGCTATTTACAACTCtcttttttggtttggtttattGACAACTAATGTATTTACAAAATACAACATATTAGACTTTTTCAGACGGAACAATGAAATCCTGGACTTATTTCCATCGTTGGTGTTTACACAGTCCATCATCCTTCATCAAGACAAGCATCCAATGTCtgacattaacattttttagaaaatataaacttaaaaaacaagGGAAATTGAATCATAAGAAGAAACAATTGACATTTTTCTTCAGGAAGCAGatcaaacaattattttcaagGAATCTGCAGATGACTTTCTTGGTTAATCGATTGATTTGTCTATGAAATTTCAGAAACTCTTGaaaaaatggcca
Coding sequences within:
- the rnf165b gene encoding E3 ubiquitin-protein ligase RNF165 isoform X2, with protein sequence MVLVHVGYLVLPVFGSVRNRGSHFNRQQQQQQQHSHATSCRHFQLGPQAPLPMDFPMPHPGQPQSGINPHLAPPGHQHGPPLHPPLNSLPAPQFQDLPAPPFLPQALHQQYLLQQQILEAQHRHILPPSRRTPERVPHQPHRLRPGYEFAPPLHVPPQPVVQQPRYLAEGTDWDLSVDAGLPPHQYHIHPLPQHYQHYLTSPRMHHFPRNNASTQVVVHEIRNYPYPQLHLLALQSLNPSRHASAVRESYELEDRLGSVNRGAVQTTIERFTFPHKYKKRIPQDLKMCLEDEELDTDEKCTICLSMLEDAEDVRRLPCMHLFHQACVDQWLATSRKCPICRVDIETQLTPDS
- the rnf165b gene encoding E3 ubiquitin-protein ligase RNF165 isoform X1, which encodes MVLVHVGYLVLPVFGSVRNRGSHFNRQQQQQQQHSHATSCRHFQLGPQAPLPMDFPMPHPGQPQSGINPHLAPPGHQHGPPLHPPLNSLPAPQFQDLPAPPFLPQALHQQYLLQQQILEAQHRHILPPSRRTPERVPHQPHRLRPGYEFAPPLHVPPQPVVQQPRYLAEGTDWDLSVDAGLPPHQYHIHPLPQHYQHYLTSPRMHHFPRNNASTQVVVHEIRNYPYPQLHLLALQSLNPSRHASAVRESYEELLQLEDRLGSVNRGAVQTTIERFTFPHKYKKRIPQDLKMCLEDEELDTDEKCTICLSMLEDAEDVRRLPCMHLFHQACVDQWLATSRKCPICRVDIETQLTPDS
- the rnf165b gene encoding E3 ubiquitin-protein ligase RNF165 isoform X3; this encodes MDFPMPHPGQPQSGINPHLAPPGHQHGPPLHPPLNSLPAPQFQDLPAPPFLPQALHQQYLLQQQILEAQHRHILPPSRRTPERVPHQPHRLRPGYEFAPPLHVPPQPVVQQPRYLAEGTDWDLSVDAGLPPHQYHIHPLPQHYQHYLTSPRMHHFPRNNASTQVVVHEIRNYPYPQLHLLALQSLNPSRHASAVRESYEELLQLEDRLGSVNRGAVQTTIERFTFPHKYKKRIPQDLKMCLEDEELDTDEKCTICLSMLEDAEDVRRLPCMHLFHQACVDQWLATSRKCPICRVDIETQLTPDS